GGACACCTCCCCCTCCAGGATGGATCAAACTCAATGTTGATGCAGGCTTGACCCTATCACACGACAGGCAGGCCTGGGTTTTGTTGCTAGGAATCGTCTGAGCGGGGTGGTTTTCTCAGGTTTGGACCCGTGACCATTTATGTTCCTCCGTGGAAGAAGCTGAAAATCTAGTGGCTTTGACGGGAATCTGAAATGCTCTTTCAACCTCTACGGGACCTATATGGCTGAAATCTGACTGCCTGGCTATTGTACAAGCGCTTAACTGCAATATTCCAAATCAGTCCCCTAGTTGTATCATCATTGAGCAGGCAAAAGAAATGTTGAGTTGTTTTCAAGACTTCAAAGTCACAAAATGTCACAGGAGCGCTAATGGAATAGCTCATGCTTTAGGGCATTTTAGCAGGAGAGTGTTTTCTTCTTGTTTTATGTCTGAAGGTGTCCCGACCTGTGCGTCGGCAGCCTTGGACTATGATTGTAATCATGCTCATGATTGAAATATAAACTCTTTCCTGTGTTAAAAAAAACAATAACGTGTGGTATGCCATCGACTAGTGACCGACCCCTCGTAATTACAACCTTTAGATGAAATTTTATAGTTAGAAAATAGTTTGAGTGGTTGTTGGTAACATCGCGTATGTATGCAGGTGTGTATTTGTCGGTAACTTCCGTGAAAACGTTATTTATCAGCGAGTCCACATACCAGTTAATTGATATCCTAACTTCGTAAGTCAAGCAATCCACAATTATGCATGTCATGCCAAAAATATAATATTATTCTGTGTCATGGTTATGTCCCTCTACGGATTAACTTGGACATAACACAAAAGCAAAAAGGTTTCAAAAAATAgcacaaaagcaaaaaaaaattcaaataaaaCATGAAATTCTAGCTTATATAAACCATAACATCGTAAACAAGTTTGTATATAAGAAGCCTTCGCTAagtataaaaataataatatttatttaaatgGAATACAGTCTAACTAAAGCGTTACTGTCTAATCCGAATACTAGGgtatttctttaaaaaaaaaaagaaaactatagccACTATCTAAAGTTCTAAACTAGGCTTACGTAGGCCAATTCTACCGATCCTAACCACAGCTGCCCGTCCTTCTCGGAGACGTCGCTCAGGGTCACGCCCTTGCCCGCCGTCAGCTCCTCCACCGCCGCACCATCTACGCCAAGGCGGACGCCAACGAGATGCTTTGCTGGAGGCGCCGTCGCGTCGAGCCGCGCCTTCTCCTGGTTCAGGGCTACCCAGTAGCCGCCCCTGGCGTCGCGCCTCACGTTATCAGGGTACCCAGGCAGGTCGGCGAGGAGCTCGTACTGGCCGGCCTTGGGGCCCTTGAGCCAGTACCTGAACGCCTGGCACGGAACGGTGTGCGCCACCACCACATGCGTCCTGTCGGCACTGACCGCCACGCCGTTGGGGTACGGCAGGTCGGCCTTGAGCACGGTGACTTGCTTCGTCCGCGCGTCGTACTTGAGCAGTCGCCCCGTCGCGTCGGCGTTCATCATGATCTCCGTGTTGAACCTGCGCGGGTAGGTGGCGCTGCTGTCGGTGAAGTATACGTCGCCGGTGGCCTGGTCGACGTCGAGCCCGTTGACGAAGTGGAACGGCATGCCGTCCGATTGGGTCGCCAGCACCTGTGCCTCGCCGCCGTTAGGTCCGACCTTCATGAGCCCCATGTATGCGTCGGCGATGTAGAGATCGCCGGTCATGGCGAAGAACTGCAGCCCAAGCGGGCGGCCGCACATACTCTCCGTCTGCTCCGACGGCACCAC
The nucleotide sequence above comes from Miscanthus floridulus cultivar M001 chromosome 18, ASM1932011v1, whole genome shotgun sequence. Encoded proteins:
- the LOC136522812 gene encoding protein STRICTOSIDINE SYNTHASE-LIKE 10-like; the protein is MGRIKHAATLLLAVALAFLLPASLCAAEPIKTTPTLWSFHLPLPDGVTGAESLAFDRRGQGPYAGVSDGRVLKWGGSALGWTTFAHSANYRKIPLCTASVVPSEQTESMCGRPLGLQFFAMTGDLYIADAYMGLMKVGPNGGEAQVLATQSDGMPFHFVNGLDVDQATGDVYFTDSSATYPRRFNTEIMMNADATGRLLKYDARTKQVTVLKADLPYPNGVAVSADRTHVVVAHTVPCQAFRYWLKGPKAGQYELLADLPGYPDNVRRDARGGYWVALNQEKARLDATAPPAKHLVGVRLGVDGAAVEELTAGKGVTLSDVSEKDGQLWLGSVELAYVSLV